From Luteolibacter arcticus, one genomic window encodes:
- a CDS encoding glycoside hydrolase family 43 protein translates to MPRLLLLAAALLAGDTRAEDKDEAKGDVWALAYFRQRYPTRVEIDADGRIRDVPLADPMSVEKLHFALSTDGRNWTPLAGNKPVWDQQLRDPFIQRAPDGIWHLMGTGRAAKDPRNGKRPVCVHATSRDLIHWDTVESLPLMEGVSGPDGKKPGNIWAPEWFIDPKSGEFFVFWSSSFEDAGWKDSRLWFCRTKDWKSFTPAKVLFDPDYSVIDGTLREVDGTFYLFHKEEEFGERTGERRAIRLAYSNNIEGPYEIHQGPLNRGQIVPTITEGCSVMPDPSGPGWLLLYDYCMTNRFGASSSPDLKEWKVVEDVKFPPDARHGSAFKLKADEAERLRKQFGAPASVK, encoded by the coding sequence ATGCCAAGGCTACTGCTCCTCGCCGCGGCCTTGCTGGCCGGCGATACCCGTGCTGAAGACAAGGATGAAGCGAAGGGCGACGTCTGGGCGCTGGCGTATTTCCGGCAGCGCTATCCGACCCGCGTCGAGATCGATGCGGATGGGAGAATCCGGGACGTGCCCTTGGCCGATCCGATGAGCGTCGAGAAGCTGCACTTCGCGCTGAGCACCGATGGGCGGAACTGGACGCCGCTGGCCGGGAACAAACCGGTGTGGGATCAACAGCTCCGTGATCCCTTCATCCAACGCGCGCCCGACGGCATCTGGCATCTCATGGGCACCGGGCGCGCCGCCAAGGATCCGCGGAACGGAAAGCGGCCGGTGTGTGTGCACGCCACCTCGCGCGACCTGATCCACTGGGACACGGTCGAATCGCTGCCGCTGATGGAGGGCGTCAGCGGTCCGGACGGAAAGAAGCCGGGCAATATCTGGGCACCGGAATGGTTCATCGATCCAAAGAGTGGTGAGTTCTTCGTATTCTGGTCTTCGAGCTTCGAGGACGCGGGATGGAAAGACAGCCGGCTGTGGTTTTGCCGGACCAAGGATTGGAAATCGTTCACACCGGCGAAGGTGTTGTTCGATCCCGACTACTCGGTCATCGATGGCACGCTGCGGGAAGTCGACGGCACCTTCTATCTTTTCCACAAGGAGGAGGAGTTCGGCGAGCGCACCGGTGAGCGCCGAGCCATCCGGCTCGCCTACTCTAACAACATCGAGGGGCCTTACGAAATCCATCAAGGCCCGCTCAACCGGGGGCAGATCGTTCCCACGATCACCGAGGGCTGCTCGGTGATGCCCGACCCGAGCGGGCCCGGCTGGCTGCTGCTCTACGACTACTGCATGACCAATCGCTTCGGCGCATCCTCGTCTCCCGACCTGAAGGAGTGGAAGGTGGTGGAAGACGTGAAGTTCCCTCCGGATGCCCGGCATGGCAGCGCCTTCAAGCTCAAGGCAGACGAGGCGGAGCGGCTGAGGAAGCAGTTCGGCGCACCGGCCAGTGTGAAGTGA
- a CDS encoding SRPBCC family protein, translating to MNDITDRIEKQILLRSPRTRVWRAIADSREFGAWFGVELDGDWVAGKPIKGRFKGEFTQEMIDEWLKELGLPPSPVAKVLPEVFCVVEAIEPEHRFAFRWIPYGIDAGIDPETEPKTLVEFHLSDEGDGTLLKVVESGFDAVPPARRKRAFLMNTGGWESQLENIAKHLAKESAS from the coding sequence ATGAACGACATTACCGATCGCATCGAAAAGCAGATCCTCCTCCGCTCACCTCGAACCCGCGTGTGGCGAGCCATCGCCGACAGCCGCGAATTTGGCGCGTGGTTCGGCGTCGAACTCGATGGCGACTGGGTGGCCGGCAAGCCCATCAAAGGCCGCTTCAAGGGTGAGTTCACCCAAGAGATGATCGACGAATGGCTGAAGGAACTGGGCCTGCCTCCGTCGCCCGTCGCGAAGGTTCTGCCGGAGGTCTTCTGCGTGGTGGAGGCGATCGAGCCCGAGCACCGCTTCGCCTTCCGCTGGATTCCTTACGGGATCGATGCTGGCATCGATCCGGAGACTGAGCCGAAGACCCTCGTCGAGTTCCATCTTTCCGATGAAGGCGATGGCACCCTGCTGAAGGTGGTCGAGTCCGGCTTCGACGCCGTGCCGCCCGCGCGACGCAAGCGTGCCTTCCTGATGAATACCGGCGGCTGGGAATCCCAACTGGAAAACATCGCAAAGCATCTCGCAAAAGAGAGCGCATCCTGA
- a CDS encoding ABC transporter ATP-binding protein, with protein sequence MNESPIIQARGVAKRFGSFEALVTLDLEVKKGECVGLLGPNGAGKSTFIGCLYGVVVRSGGELEVFGLDPATQARSIKRRIGVVPQENALDEGLTVLENMRIYASFSELSKKVAEPRIAELLSYMMLETKRDATIKTLSGGMKRRLTFVRALLADPELLILDEPTTGLDPSVRHLLWEKVIELRDRGKTILVTTHYMHEAEVLCDRIVILDRGRVVGTGAPRELIEREAPGFVGIFPPHTDEAIKPHLDPSWVLFHQGRQCCVRAPRFDDLLELQRASGQTALQMRPANLEDVYLKLTGSELNDDE encoded by the coding sequence ATGAACGAATCCCCCATCATCCAGGCTCGTGGCGTGGCGAAGCGCTTTGGGAGTTTCGAGGCTCTCGTGACCTTGGACCTTGAGGTGAAGAAGGGGGAATGCGTCGGCCTGCTAGGGCCGAATGGCGCGGGCAAGTCCACCTTCATCGGCTGCCTCTATGGAGTGGTGGTGCGCAGTGGCGGTGAGCTGGAGGTGTTCGGGCTGGATCCGGCGACGCAGGCGCGCAGCATCAAGCGCAGGATCGGGGTGGTGCCGCAGGAGAACGCCTTGGACGAGGGCCTGACGGTGCTGGAGAACATGCGGATCTACGCGAGCTTCAGCGAGCTTTCGAAGAAGGTGGCCGAACCGCGCATCGCCGAGCTGCTGTCCTACATGATGCTGGAGACCAAGCGGGACGCGACCATCAAGACGCTCTCGGGAGGGATGAAGCGGCGGCTTACCTTTGTCCGCGCCTTGTTGGCCGATCCCGAGTTGCTGATCCTGGACGAGCCGACCACCGGCCTCGATCCCTCGGTGCGGCACCTGTTGTGGGAAAAGGTCATCGAGCTGCGCGACCGCGGGAAAACGATCCTCGTGACCACCCACTACATGCACGAGGCCGAAGTGCTGTGCGACCGGATCGTGATCCTCGATCGCGGCCGGGTGGTGGGGACGGGCGCGCCGCGCGAATTGATCGAGCGCGAGGCCCCGGGATTCGTCGGCATTTTCCCTCCGCATACGGACGAGGCGATCAAGCCGCATCTGGACCCGTCGTGGGTGCTCTTCCATCAGGGCCGGCAATGCTGCGTGCGGGCGCCGCGTTTCGATGACCTGTTAGAATTGCAGCGGGCGTCCGGCCAGACGGCCTTGCAAATGCGTCCGGCCAATCTGGAGGACGTGTATCTGAAACTCACCGGCAGCGAGCTGAACGACGATGAATGA
- a CDS encoding GNAT family N-acetyltransferase, translating to MSSSFIRTYQHGDHVAIATIFCRAVHEIGCKDYTPAQCLAWSDTKPNPEHWEKRCERKQPFVSVVGEEIAGFLELDPDGHIDCAYVNPDFQRRGIMTALVQHAVDVAAAMNLSRVYVEASIGARCLFERLGFEVLREQEVAMGGEKLVNYAMELALVPTKANGLA from the coding sequence ATGAGCTCCTCTTTCATCCGGACCTATCAGCATGGCGATCATGTCGCGATCGCGACGATCTTCTGCCGCGCCGTGCATGAGATCGGGTGCAAGGACTACACGCCGGCCCAATGCCTCGCGTGGTCCGATACGAAGCCGAATCCTGAGCACTGGGAGAAGCGCTGCGAGCGGAAGCAGCCCTTTGTCAGCGTGGTGGGCGAGGAGATCGCTGGGTTCCTTGAGTTGGACCCGGACGGCCACATCGATTGCGCCTACGTGAACCCGGACTTCCAACGGCGCGGCATCATGACGGCGCTCGTCCAACATGCGGTCGACGTGGCCGCGGCGATGAATCTCTCCCGGGTGTATGTGGAAGCGTCCATCGGGGCCCGCTGCTTGTTCGAGCGGCTCGGGTTTGAAGTCCTGCGCGAGCAGGAGGTCGCCATGGGTGGGGAGAAGCTGGTGAACTACGCGATGGAACTCGCGCTTGTCCCGACCAAGGCTAACGGTCTTGCCTGA
- a CDS encoding family 43 glycosylhydrolase yields MNNCLIKHVFDLISGAKWPSLLAVTVAGLVLYGGAPKATGQEPAAATYRNPVIAGDFCDPSVILVGDTYYASGTSSEWAPHYPIYTSKDLVNWEHIGHVFEKMPDWTVGSFWAPELYHHNGTFCVYYTARRKSDNVSVVAVATSDDPRKGFTDRGIICEWGSEAIDGFVFKDNDGKLYFSWKAYGLERDRPVSMLASEMTDDALKLKGEAFELKLADGKPISAEGQVMTRRGDWYYLFYSSKGCCGRGCDYQVEVARAKSLKGPWENSPVNPILAGGDAWICPGHGTLVDLPDKRSFFLYHAYNAKETVYTGRQGLLGEVVWQDNGWPVFAGGRTPVATAASPLGKPQQASGPVDFVDSFDESKLAPSWQWDLQRPPTTRLADGLLHLGVTDAPDASPAGTFLGVRVQQGDYTLTATIDPSGPAQEGIAIYGEATSALALRIEDKSLVLSKIEKGEPKQLATTPLPEGQKLHLRMTVREGHLFRFSASANGKDWKPIGEQEIDGAFIPPWDRAPRAGLVVSGKPGDTGTFDSVELRYERP; encoded by the coding sequence GTGAATAATTGTCTGATAAAACACGTTTTCGATCTGATCTCCGGAGCAAAGTGGCCATCGCTCCTGGCTGTCACCGTTGCCGGACTGGTTCTCTACGGAGGGGCACCGAAGGCCACAGGCCAGGAGCCCGCCGCCGCGACCTACCGGAATCCGGTCATCGCCGGGGATTTCTGCGACCCCAGCGTCATCCTCGTCGGCGACACCTACTACGCCTCAGGCACTTCCTCCGAATGGGCGCCCCATTACCCGATCTATACCTCGAAGGACCTCGTCAACTGGGAGCACATCGGCCACGTCTTCGAAAAGATGCCGGACTGGACTGTCGGCAGCTTCTGGGCACCCGAGTTGTATCATCACAACGGCACCTTTTGCGTTTACTACACGGCCCGCCGGAAATCCGACAATGTCTCGGTGGTCGCCGTCGCCACGTCCGACGACCCGCGCAAGGGCTTCACCGACCGGGGCATCATCTGCGAGTGGGGTTCCGAAGCCATCGACGGCTTCGTCTTCAAGGACAACGACGGGAAGCTCTACTTTTCCTGGAAAGCCTATGGTCTGGAAAGGGACCGCCCCGTCTCCATGCTGGCCAGCGAGATGACGGACGATGCCCTGAAGCTGAAGGGCGAGGCCTTCGAACTCAAGCTGGCGGACGGCAAGCCGATCTCCGCCGAGGGCCAGGTGATGACCCGGCGGGGCGACTGGTACTATCTCTTCTACTCCTCGAAGGGCTGCTGCGGCCGCGGCTGTGACTATCAAGTCGAGGTCGCCCGCGCGAAGAGCCTCAAGGGCCCGTGGGAGAATTCCCCCGTCAATCCCATCCTCGCCGGCGGCGACGCGTGGATCTGCCCGGGCCACGGCACCTTGGTCGATCTCCCCGACAAGCGGAGCTTCTTCCTCTACCACGCCTACAATGCGAAGGAGACCGTCTACACCGGCCGTCAGGGCCTGCTCGGCGAGGTCGTCTGGCAAGACAATGGCTGGCCGGTCTTCGCAGGCGGGCGCACTCCAGTCGCTACCGCCGCCTCGCCTCTGGGCAAGCCGCAGCAGGCTTCCGGCCCAGTCGATTTCGTGGACTCGTTCGATGAATCCAAGCTGGCCCCATCATGGCAGTGGGACCTTCAACGGCCGCCCACCACGCGCCTCGCGGATGGCTTGCTTCACCTCGGCGTCACCGATGCTCCCGACGCGAGCCCCGCCGGAACCTTCCTCGGCGTCCGCGTGCAACAAGGCGACTACACCCTCACCGCCACCATCGACCCGAGCGGCCCCGCGCAAGAAGGCATCGCCATCTACGGCGAAGCGACCAGCGCCCTCGCCCTCCGCATCGAAGACAAGAGCCTGGTCCTCTCGAAGATCGAAAAAGGCGAGCCCAAGCAACTCGCCACCACCCCCCTCCCCGAAGGCCAAAAGCTCCACCTCCGCATGACCGTCCGCGAAGGCCACCTCTTCCGCTTCTCCGCGAGTGCCAACGGCAAGGACTGGAAACCCATCGGCGAGCAAGAGATCGACGGAGCCTTCATCCCCCCCTGGGACCGCGCACCGCGGGCAGGCCTCGTAGTCTCCGGCAAACCCGGTGACACCGGAACGTTCGACTCCGTCGAGCTTCGCTACGAGCGGCCGTGA
- a CDS encoding alpha/beta hydrolase, with protein sequence MELFREPEDWQPAGIRTGWVACSDDVPVAVSLACRESGELLALAVDPEFRGQRLGRELLRQAEAWLFSHGWETISLAVDSGVPADFLLRQGWSAEGPAHEGRLIKKSDKPKLLLEEHWLEDPATGYGRLIRLSRGPADRTHPLCLILDGETYWRDMATGPVFRSIADSMPTGMTLAYIGHVSAADRHRDFTANVEYARFLGERVIPWLQQEVAGLADGGHLVVGLSLSGLMAVHLALRYPQLFGACISQSGSHWWDAEDFESVVERLEPVRGRFWLSVGTKETATDLRHPPTGLHQKISQIDGVKNAVRVLGEAGGVVNFHEFEGGHTGECWRDELKEAVRWCLMPEA encoded by the coding sequence ATGGAGCTATTTCGCGAGCCCGAAGATTGGCAGCCCGCCGGGATCCGCACCGGCTGGGTGGCCTGTTCCGATGACGTTCCGGTGGCGGTGTCACTCGCCTGCCGCGAGTCCGGGGAACTGCTGGCGTTGGCGGTGGATCCTGAGTTCCGTGGCCAGCGCCTCGGCCGCGAATTGCTCCGCCAAGCCGAGGCATGGTTGTTCTCGCATGGGTGGGAAACGATTTCATTGGCTGTGGATTCCGGCGTGCCCGCGGATTTCCTGCTGCGCCAGGGTTGGTCCGCGGAAGGACCGGCACATGAGGGCCGGTTGATCAAGAAGAGCGACAAGCCGAAGCTTCTGTTAGAAGAGCATTGGCTCGAGGATCCCGCCACCGGCTACGGGCGCTTGATCCGTCTGAGCCGCGGGCCCGCTGACCGGACGCATCCGCTTTGCCTGATTCTCGATGGGGAAACCTATTGGAGGGACATGGCGACCGGGCCGGTTTTCCGGAGCATCGCCGACTCGATGCCGACCGGCATGACCCTTGCCTACATCGGTCATGTGAGCGCGGCGGACCGCCATCGGGATTTCACGGCGAATGTAGAGTACGCGCGTTTCCTCGGGGAGCGGGTGATCCCTTGGTTGCAGCAAGAGGTCGCCGGACTGGCTGATGGCGGGCACTTGGTCGTGGGATTGAGCCTGAGCGGTCTGATGGCCGTCCATCTCGCGTTGCGGTACCCGCAGCTTTTCGGTGCCTGTATTTCCCAGTCGGGATCGCATTGGTGGGACGCCGAGGACTTCGAAAGCGTGGTGGAACGTCTGGAACCTGTTAGAGGCAGGTTCTGGTTGAGTGTGGGCACCAAGGAGACCGCGACCGATCTCCGTCACCCGCCGACCGGCCTGCATCAGAAGATCTCACAGATCGACGGGGTGAAGAACGCCGTGCGGGTGCTCGGCGAAGCCGGGGGCGTGGTCAATTTCCACGAGTTTGAAGGCGGACATACCGGAGAATGCTGGCGCGACGAACTCAAAGAAGCGGTCCGCTGGTGCTTGATGCCGGAAGCGTAG
- a CDS encoding ArsR/SmtB family transcription factor, translating into MPKPPPPPSDPPISRVFSALGDPTRLHLVHRLVERSPLSVSELGQGLPVTRQGVTKHLEVLEEVGLVSARKQGRERLYTLEETPLRQAREFLAAISAGWDRALTRLREHVEED; encoded by the coding sequence ATGCCCAAGCCCCCGCCACCCCCCTCCGATCCCCCGATCTCGCGAGTCTTCTCCGCCCTCGGAGATCCCACTCGCCTCCATCTGGTGCACCGCCTCGTCGAGCGCTCGCCCCTTTCCGTGAGCGAACTCGGCCAGGGCTTGCCGGTCACGCGACAGGGAGTCACGAAGCACCTCGAGGTCTTAGAGGAGGTCGGGCTGGTCTCCGCCCGCAAGCAGGGTCGCGAGCGCCTCTACACCTTGGAGGAAACCCCTCTCCGACAGGCCCGCGAATTCCTCGCCGCCATCTCCGCCGGCTGGGACCGCGCGCTCACTCGCCTGCGCGAGCACGTGGAGGAGGATTGA
- a CDS encoding ABC transporter permease, with protein sequence MNERFPSLRLSWQVVIRNWMVYRKDFLANISPTLADPALILGSLGMGLSGFVGEIDGMSYAQFLAPGMIATTALFTAFFESSYGFYVRMTFESVFKAMLTTPIGVNEVVAGEFMWVFVRAALMGLGVSLVLLVLGLLPNPVAILICPLIAGALALPCAAIGLLASAWVRNINQFQTVYSFLIAPIFYLSGVFFPVPSGSFLGTIVQFSPFYHGVKLIQFTVWGHAEWSAVLWHVVLLGAFAFVLCSLSFRFIGRKLTT encoded by the coding sequence ATGAATGAACGCTTCCCAAGCCTCCGCCTGAGCTGGCAAGTGGTCATCCGGAATTGGATGGTCTACCGGAAGGATTTCCTGGCTAACATCTCGCCGACACTGGCCGATCCGGCGCTGATCCTCGGCTCGCTTGGGATGGGGCTGTCCGGGTTCGTTGGAGAGATCGATGGCATGAGCTACGCGCAGTTCCTGGCACCCGGGATGATTGCGACCACGGCATTGTTCACGGCGTTCTTCGAGAGCAGCTACGGCTTCTATGTGCGGATGACCTTCGAGTCGGTGTTCAAGGCGATGCTGACCACGCCGATCGGTGTGAACGAGGTGGTGGCGGGCGAGTTCATGTGGGTCTTCGTCCGCGCCGCGCTGATGGGACTCGGCGTGTCGCTGGTGCTGCTGGTGCTGGGCCTGTTGCCGAATCCTGTGGCGATCCTGATTTGTCCGCTCATTGCTGGGGCCCTGGCACTGCCATGCGCGGCGATCGGTCTGCTGGCTTCGGCGTGGGTGCGGAACATCAACCAATTCCAGACCGTTTACTCGTTCCTGATCGCGCCCATCTTCTATCTGTCGGGCGTGTTCTTCCCGGTTCCTTCGGGCTCATTCCTGGGCACCATCGTCCAGTTCTCCCCGTTTTATCACGGGGTGAAATTGATCCAGTTCACGGTGTGGGGCCATGCCGAGTGGAGCGCCGTCCTATGGCATGTGGTGCTGTTAGGCGCGTTTGCGTTCGTGCTGTGCAGCCTGTCCTTCCGGTTCATCGGACGGAAGCTGACCACGTGA